One window of Phocoena phocoena chromosome 13, mPhoPho1.1, whole genome shotgun sequence genomic DNA carries:
- the MBD1 gene encoding methyl-CpG-binding domain protein 1 isoform X39, giving the protein MAEDWLDCPALGPGWKRREVFRKSGATCGRSDTYYQSPTGDRIRSKVELTRYLGPACDLTLFDFKQGILCYPAPKAHSLAIPSRKRKKPSKPAKAQKRQVGPSKSEVRKEAPRDETKADAGTVPASLPAPGCCENCGISFSGDGTRRQRLKTLCKDCRAQRIAFNREQRMFKLPHDVASGLFCKCERRRCLRIVERSRGCGVCRGCQTREDCGRCRVCLRPPRPGLRRQWRCVQRRCLRGKHGRRRGGCDSKVAPRRRPPRTQPLPALPPSQPPESPELHPRALAPSPPAEFIYYCVDEDELQPYTNRRQNRKCGACAACLRRMDCGHCDFCCDKPKFGGSNQKRQKCRWRQCLQFAMKRLLPSVWAGSEDGAGPPAPYPRRKRPGSARRPRLGQTPKPPLATPMAQPDRAQTPVKQEAGSGFVLPPPGTDLVFLREGASSPVQVPGPAPASTAALLQEAQCPGLSWVVALPQVKQEKADAQEDWTPGTAILTSPVLLPGCPSKAVDPGLTPVKQEPPDPEEDKEDENKDDPTADLAPEEEAGGAGTPVITEIFSLGGTRLRDTAVWLPRYYHLALDQKYSCGLHLC; this is encoded by the exons ccccacaggaGACAGGATCCGAAGCAAAGTTGAGCTGACCCGATACCTGGGCCCTGCGTGCGATCTCACCCTCTTCGACTTCAAACAAGGCATCCTGTGCTATCCAGCCCCCAAG GCCCATTCCTTGGCCAtccccagcaggaagaggaagaagcctTCGAAGCCAGCCAAGGCTCAGAAACGTCAGGTTGGACCTTCGAAGAGTGAAGTGAGGAAGGAGGCCCCAAGGGATGAGACCAAGGCTGATGCTGGCACAGTCCCAGCCTCACTTCCTGCGCCTGG GTGCTGTGAGAACTGTGGAATCAGCTTTTCAGGGGATGGAACCCGACGGCAGCGGCTCAAGACTCTGTGCAAGGACTGCCGAG CACAGAGAATTGCTTTCAACCGAGAGCAGAGGATGTTTAAG TTGCCCCATGATGTGGCCTCGGGGCTGTTCTGCAAGTGTGAGCGAAGACGGTGCCTCCGGATTGTGGAAAGG AGCCGAGGGTGTGGAGTGTGCCGGGGCTGTCAGACCCGAGAGGACTGTGGCCGTTGTCGAGTCTGCCTTCGCCCTCCCCGCCCTGGTCTCAGGCGCCAGTGGAGGTGCGTCCAGCGGCGTTGCCTGCGG GGTAAACACGGCCGCCGCAGGGGAGGCTGCGACTCCAAGGTGGCTCCCCGGCGGCGCCCCCCCCGAACCCAGCCACTGCCTGCACTTCCGCCCTCGCAGCCTCCAGAGTCTCCAGAGCTG CACCCCAGAGCCCTGGCCCCCTCGCCACCTGCTGAATTCATCTATTACTGTGTAGACGAGGACGAGCTA CAGCCTTACACGAACCGTCGGCAGAACCGCAAGTGTGGGGCCTGTGCGGCCTGCCTGCGGCGGATGGACTGTGGCCACTGCGACTTCTGCTGTGATAAGCCCAAATTCGGGGGCAGCAACCAGAAGCGCCAGAAGTGTCGTTGGCGCCAGTGCCTGCAGTTTGCCATG AAGCGGCTGCTGCCAAGTGTCTGGGCAGGTTCCGAGGATGGTGCCGGGCCACCTGCACCTTACCCGCGTCGAAAGAGGCCTGGCTCTGCTCGAAGGCCCCGTCTGGGTCAGACCCCGAAGCCTCCCTTGGCCACGCCCATGGCCCAGCCAGACCGTGCCCAGACTCCAGTGAAGCAGGAAGCAGGCAGTGGATTTGTGCTGCCCCCGCCTGGCACCGACCTCGTGTTCTTACGGGAGGGTGCAAGCAGTCCCGTGCAGGTGCCTGGCCCAGCTCCAGCCTCCACAGCGGCTCTGTTACAG GAGGCCCAGTGCCCTGGCCTGAGTTGGGTCGTGGCCTTACCCCAGGTGAAGCAAGAGAAGGCGGATGCCCAGGAAGACTGGACACCGGGCACAGCCATCCTGACTTCTCCTGTATTGCTGCCTGGCTGCCCCAGCAAG GCAGTAGACCCAGGCCTGACACCTGTGAAGCAAGAGCCACCTGACCCTGAGGAGGACAAGGAGGATGAGAACAAGGATGACCCCACCGCTGACTTGGCCCcagaggaggaggcaggaggggctggCACGCCCGTG ATCACGGAGATTTTCAGCCTGGGTGGAACCCGCCTCCGGGACACAGCAGTCTGGTTGCCAAGGT
- the MBD1 gene encoding methyl-CpG-binding domain protein 1 isoform X50: MAEDWLDCPALGPGWKRREVFRKSGATCGRSDTYYQSPTGDRIRSKVELTRYLGPACDLTLFDFKQGILCYPAPKAHSLAIPSRKRKKPSKPAKAQKRQVGPSKSEVRKEAPRDETKADAGTVPASLPAPGCCENCGISFSGDGTRRQRLKTLCKDCRAQRIAFNREQRMFKRVGCGECAACQVTEDCGACSTCLLQLPHDVASGLFCKCERRRCLRIVERSRGCGVCRGCQTREDCGRCRVCLRPPRPGLRRQWRCVQRRCLRGKHGRRRGGCDSKVAPRRRPPRTQPLPALPPSQPPESPELHPRALAPSPPAEFIYYCVDEDELKRLLPSVWAGSEDGAGPPAPYPRRKRPGSARRPRLGQTPKPPLATPMAQPDRAQTPVKQEAGSGFVLPPPGTDLVFLREGASSPVQVPGPAPASTAALLQVKQEKADAQEDWTPGTAILTSPVLLPGCPSKAVDPGLTPVKQEPPDPEEDKEDENKDDPTADLAPEEEAGGAGTPVITEIFSLGGTRLRDTAVWLPRSKDLKKPGARKQ; this comes from the exons ccccacaggaGACAGGATCCGAAGCAAAGTTGAGCTGACCCGATACCTGGGCCCTGCGTGCGATCTCACCCTCTTCGACTTCAAACAAGGCATCCTGTGCTATCCAGCCCCCAAG GCCCATTCCTTGGCCAtccccagcaggaagaggaagaagcctTCGAAGCCAGCCAAGGCTCAGAAACGTCAGGTTGGACCTTCGAAGAGTGAAGTGAGGAAGGAGGCCCCAAGGGATGAGACCAAGGCTGATGCTGGCACAGTCCCAGCCTCACTTCCTGCGCCTGG GTGCTGTGAGAACTGTGGAATCAGCTTTTCAGGGGATGGAACCCGACGGCAGCGGCTCAAGACTCTGTGCAAGGACTGCCGAG CACAGAGAATTGCTTTCAACCGAGAGCAGAGGATGTTTAAG CGTGTGGGCTGCGGGGAGTGTGCGGCCTGCCAGGTAACAGAAGACTGTGGGGCCTGCTCCACCTGCCTTCTGCAGTTGCCCCATGATGTGGCCTCGGGGCTGTTCTGCAAGTGTGAGCGAAGACGGTGCCTCCGGATTGTGGAAAGG AGCCGAGGGTGTGGAGTGTGCCGGGGCTGTCAGACCCGAGAGGACTGTGGCCGTTGTCGAGTCTGCCTTCGCCCTCCCCGCCCTGGTCTCAGGCGCCAGTGGAGGTGCGTCCAGCGGCGTTGCCTGCGG GGTAAACACGGCCGCCGCAGGGGAGGCTGCGACTCCAAGGTGGCTCCCCGGCGGCGCCCCCCCCGAACCCAGCCACTGCCTGCACTTCCGCCCTCGCAGCCTCCAGAGTCTCCAGAGCTG CACCCCAGAGCCCTGGCCCCCTCGCCACCTGCTGAATTCATCTATTACTGTGTAGACGAGGACGAGCTA AAGCGGCTGCTGCCAAGTGTCTGGGCAGGTTCCGAGGATGGTGCCGGGCCACCTGCACCTTACCCGCGTCGAAAGAGGCCTGGCTCTGCTCGAAGGCCCCGTCTGGGTCAGACCCCGAAGCCTCCCTTGGCCACGCCCATGGCCCAGCCAGACCGTGCCCAGACTCCAGTGAAGCAGGAAGCAGGCAGTGGATTTGTGCTGCCCCCGCCTGGCACCGACCTCGTGTTCTTACGGGAGGGTGCAAGCAGTCCCGTGCAGGTGCCTGGCCCAGCTCCAGCCTCCACAGCGGCTCTGTTACAG GTGAAGCAAGAGAAGGCGGATGCCCAGGAAGACTGGACACCGGGCACAGCCATCCTGACTTCTCCTGTATTGCTGCCTGGCTGCCCCAGCAAG GCAGTAGACCCAGGCCTGACACCTGTGAAGCAAGAGCCACCTGACCCTGAGGAGGACAAGGAGGATGAGAACAAGGATGACCCCACCGCTGACTTGGCCCcagaggaggaggcaggaggggctggCACGCCCGTG ATCACGGAGATTTTCAGCCTGGGTGGAACCCGCCTCCGGGACACAGCAGTCTGGTTGCCAAG GTCCAAGGACCTTAAAAAACCTGGAGCTAGAAAGCAGTAG
- the MBD1 gene encoding methyl-CpG-binding domain protein 1 isoform X47: protein MAEDWLDCPALGPGWKRREVFRKSGATCGRSDTYYQSPTGDRIRSKVELTRYLGPACDLTLFDFKQGILCYPAPKAHSLAIPSRKRKKPSKPAKAQKRQVGPSKSEVRKEAPRDETKADAGTVPASLPAPGCCENCGISFSGDGTRRQRLKTLCKDCRAQRIAFNREQRMFKRVGCGECAACQVTEDCGACSTCLLQLPHDVASGLFCKCERRRCLRIVERSRGCGVCRGCQTREDCGRCRVCLRPPRPGLRRQWRCVQRRCLRHLAHRLRRHHQRCQRRPPLAVAPPAGKHGRRRGGCDSKVAPRRRPPRTQPLPALPPSQPPESPELHPRALAPSPPAEFIYYCVDEDELKRLLPSVWAGSEDGAGPPAPYPRRKRPGSARRPRLGQTPKPPLATPMAQPDRAQTPVKQEAGSGFVLPPPGTDLVFLREGASSPVQVPGPAPASTAALLQVKQEKADAQEDWTPGTAILTSPVLLPGCPSKAVDPGLTPVKQEPPDPEEDKEDENKDDPTADLAPEEEAGGAGTPVITEIFSLGGTRLRDTAVWLPRSKDLKKPGARKQ, encoded by the exons ccccacaggaGACAGGATCCGAAGCAAAGTTGAGCTGACCCGATACCTGGGCCCTGCGTGCGATCTCACCCTCTTCGACTTCAAACAAGGCATCCTGTGCTATCCAGCCCCCAAG GCCCATTCCTTGGCCAtccccagcaggaagaggaagaagcctTCGAAGCCAGCCAAGGCTCAGAAACGTCAGGTTGGACCTTCGAAGAGTGAAGTGAGGAAGGAGGCCCCAAGGGATGAGACCAAGGCTGATGCTGGCACAGTCCCAGCCTCACTTCCTGCGCCTGG GTGCTGTGAGAACTGTGGAATCAGCTTTTCAGGGGATGGAACCCGACGGCAGCGGCTCAAGACTCTGTGCAAGGACTGCCGAG CACAGAGAATTGCTTTCAACCGAGAGCAGAGGATGTTTAAG CGTGTGGGCTGCGGGGAGTGTGCGGCCTGCCAGGTAACAGAAGACTGTGGGGCCTGCTCCACCTGCCTTCTGCAGTTGCCCCATGATGTGGCCTCGGGGCTGTTCTGCAAGTGTGAGCGAAGACGGTGCCTCCGGATTGTGGAAAGG AGCCGAGGGTGTGGAGTGTGCCGGGGCTGTCAGACCCGAGAGGACTGTGGCCGTTGTCGAGTCTGCCTTCGCCCTCCCCGCCCTGGTCTCAGGCGCCAGTGGAGGTGCGTCCAGCGGCGTTGCCTGCGG CACCTTGCACACCGCCTCCGCCGCCACCATCAGCGATGTCAACGACGCCCTCCCCTAGCTGTGGCTCCCCCTGCT GGTAAACACGGCCGCCGCAGGGGAGGCTGCGACTCCAAGGTGGCTCCCCGGCGGCGCCCCCCCCGAACCCAGCCACTGCCTGCACTTCCGCCCTCGCAGCCTCCAGAGTCTCCAGAGCTG CACCCCAGAGCCCTGGCCCCCTCGCCACCTGCTGAATTCATCTATTACTGTGTAGACGAGGACGAGCTA AAGCGGCTGCTGCCAAGTGTCTGGGCAGGTTCCGAGGATGGTGCCGGGCCACCTGCACCTTACCCGCGTCGAAAGAGGCCTGGCTCTGCTCGAAGGCCCCGTCTGGGTCAGACCCCGAAGCCTCCCTTGGCCACGCCCATGGCCCAGCCAGACCGTGCCCAGACTCCAGTGAAGCAGGAAGCAGGCAGTGGATTTGTGCTGCCCCCGCCTGGCACCGACCTCGTGTTCTTACGGGAGGGTGCAAGCAGTCCCGTGCAGGTGCCTGGCCCAGCTCCAGCCTCCACAGCGGCTCTGTTACAG GTGAAGCAAGAGAAGGCGGATGCCCAGGAAGACTGGACACCGGGCACAGCCATCCTGACTTCTCCTGTATTGCTGCCTGGCTGCCCCAGCAAG GCAGTAGACCCAGGCCTGACACCTGTGAAGCAAGAGCCACCTGACCCTGAGGAGGACAAGGAGGATGAGAACAAGGATGACCCCACCGCTGACTTGGCCCcagaggaggaggcaggaggggctggCACGCCCGTG ATCACGGAGATTTTCAGCCTGGGTGGAACCCGCCTCCGGGACACAGCAGTCTGGTTGCCAAG GTCCAAGGACCTTAAAAAACCTGGAGCTAGAAAGCAGTAG
- the MBD1 gene encoding methyl-CpG-binding domain protein 1 isoform X45: MAEDWLDCPALGPGWKRREVFRKSGATCGRSDTYYQSPTGDRIRSKVELTRYLGPACDLTLFDFKQGILCYPAPKAHSLAIPSRKRKKPSKPAKAQKRQVGPSKSEVRKEAPRDETKADAGTVPASLPAPGCCENCGISFSGDGTRRQRLKTLCKDCRAQRIAFNREQRMFKLPHDVASGLFCKCERRRCLRIVERSRGCGVCRGCQTREDCGRCRVCLRPPRPGLRRQWRCVQRRCLRGKHGRRRGGCDSKVAPRRRPPRTQPLPALPPSQPPESPELHPRALAPSPPAEFIYYCVDEDELQPYTNRRQNRKCGACAACLRRMDCGHCDFCCDKPKFGGSNQKRQKCRWRQCLQFAMKRLLPSVWAGSEDGAGPPAPYPRRKRPGSARRPRLGQTPKPPLATPMAQPDRAQTPVKQEAGSGFVLPPPGTDLVFLREGASSPVQVPGPAPASTAALLQVKQEKADAQEDWTPGTAILTSPVLLPGCPSKAVDPGLTPVKQEPPDPEEDKEDENKDDPTADLAPEEEAGGAGTPVITEIFSLGGTRLRDTAVWLPRSKDLKKPGARKQ, translated from the exons ccccacaggaGACAGGATCCGAAGCAAAGTTGAGCTGACCCGATACCTGGGCCCTGCGTGCGATCTCACCCTCTTCGACTTCAAACAAGGCATCCTGTGCTATCCAGCCCCCAAG GCCCATTCCTTGGCCAtccccagcaggaagaggaagaagcctTCGAAGCCAGCCAAGGCTCAGAAACGTCAGGTTGGACCTTCGAAGAGTGAAGTGAGGAAGGAGGCCCCAAGGGATGAGACCAAGGCTGATGCTGGCACAGTCCCAGCCTCACTTCCTGCGCCTGG GTGCTGTGAGAACTGTGGAATCAGCTTTTCAGGGGATGGAACCCGACGGCAGCGGCTCAAGACTCTGTGCAAGGACTGCCGAG CACAGAGAATTGCTTTCAACCGAGAGCAGAGGATGTTTAAG TTGCCCCATGATGTGGCCTCGGGGCTGTTCTGCAAGTGTGAGCGAAGACGGTGCCTCCGGATTGTGGAAAGG AGCCGAGGGTGTGGAGTGTGCCGGGGCTGTCAGACCCGAGAGGACTGTGGCCGTTGTCGAGTCTGCCTTCGCCCTCCCCGCCCTGGTCTCAGGCGCCAGTGGAGGTGCGTCCAGCGGCGTTGCCTGCGG GGTAAACACGGCCGCCGCAGGGGAGGCTGCGACTCCAAGGTGGCTCCCCGGCGGCGCCCCCCCCGAACCCAGCCACTGCCTGCACTTCCGCCCTCGCAGCCTCCAGAGTCTCCAGAGCTG CACCCCAGAGCCCTGGCCCCCTCGCCACCTGCTGAATTCATCTATTACTGTGTAGACGAGGACGAGCTA CAGCCTTACACGAACCGTCGGCAGAACCGCAAGTGTGGGGCCTGTGCGGCCTGCCTGCGGCGGATGGACTGTGGCCACTGCGACTTCTGCTGTGATAAGCCCAAATTCGGGGGCAGCAACCAGAAGCGCCAGAAGTGTCGTTGGCGCCAGTGCCTGCAGTTTGCCATG AAGCGGCTGCTGCCAAGTGTCTGGGCAGGTTCCGAGGATGGTGCCGGGCCACCTGCACCTTACCCGCGTCGAAAGAGGCCTGGCTCTGCTCGAAGGCCCCGTCTGGGTCAGACCCCGAAGCCTCCCTTGGCCACGCCCATGGCCCAGCCAGACCGTGCCCAGACTCCAGTGAAGCAGGAAGCAGGCAGTGGATTTGTGCTGCCCCCGCCTGGCACCGACCTCGTGTTCTTACGGGAGGGTGCAAGCAGTCCCGTGCAGGTGCCTGGCCCAGCTCCAGCCTCCACAGCGGCTCTGTTACAG GTGAAGCAAGAGAAGGCGGATGCCCAGGAAGACTGGACACCGGGCACAGCCATCCTGACTTCTCCTGTATTGCTGCCTGGCTGCCCCAGCAAG GCAGTAGACCCAGGCCTGACACCTGTGAAGCAAGAGCCACCTGACCCTGAGGAGGACAAGGAGGATGAGAACAAGGATGACCCCACCGCTGACTTGGCCCcagaggaggaggcaggaggggctggCACGCCCGTG ATCACGGAGATTTTCAGCCTGGGTGGAACCCGCCTCCGGGACACAGCAGTCTGGTTGCCAAG GTCCAAGGACCTTAAAAAACCTGGAGCTAGAAAGCAGTAG
- the MBD1 gene encoding methyl-CpG-binding domain protein 1 isoform X44: MAEDWLDCPALGPGWKRREVFRKSGATCGRSDTYYQSPTGDRIRSKVELTRYLGPACDLTLFDFKQGILCYPAPKAHSLAIPSRKRKKPSKPAKAQKRQVGPSKSEVRKEAPRDETKADAGTVPASLPAPGCCENCGISFSGDGTRRQRLKTLCKDCRAQRIAFNREQRMFKSRGCGVCRGCQTREDCGRCRVCLRPPRPGLRRQWRCVQRRCLRHLAHRLRRHHQRCQRRPPLAVAPPAGKHGRRRGGCDSKVAPRRRPPRTQPLPALPPSQPPESPELHPRALAPSPPAEFIYYCVDEDELQPYTNRRQNRKCGACAACLRRMDCGHCDFCCDKPKFGGSNQKRQKCRWRQCLQFAMKRLLPSVWAGSEDGAGPPAPYPRRKRPGSARRPRLGQTPKPPLATPMAQPDRAQTPVKQEAGSGFVLPPPGTDLVFLREGASSPVQVPGPAPASTAALLQVKQEKADAQEDWTPGTAILTSPVLLPGCPSKAVDPGLTPVKQEPPDPEEDKEDENKDDPTADLAPEEEAGGAGTPVITEIFSLGGTRLRDTAVWLPRSKDLKKPGARKQ, translated from the exons ccccacaggaGACAGGATCCGAAGCAAAGTTGAGCTGACCCGATACCTGGGCCCTGCGTGCGATCTCACCCTCTTCGACTTCAAACAAGGCATCCTGTGCTATCCAGCCCCCAAG GCCCATTCCTTGGCCAtccccagcaggaagaggaagaagcctTCGAAGCCAGCCAAGGCTCAGAAACGTCAGGTTGGACCTTCGAAGAGTGAAGTGAGGAAGGAGGCCCCAAGGGATGAGACCAAGGCTGATGCTGGCACAGTCCCAGCCTCACTTCCTGCGCCTGG GTGCTGTGAGAACTGTGGAATCAGCTTTTCAGGGGATGGAACCCGACGGCAGCGGCTCAAGACTCTGTGCAAGGACTGCCGAG CACAGAGAATTGCTTTCAACCGAGAGCAGAGGATGTTTAAG AGCCGAGGGTGTGGAGTGTGCCGGGGCTGTCAGACCCGAGAGGACTGTGGCCGTTGTCGAGTCTGCCTTCGCCCTCCCCGCCCTGGTCTCAGGCGCCAGTGGAGGTGCGTCCAGCGGCGTTGCCTGCGG CACCTTGCACACCGCCTCCGCCGCCACCATCAGCGATGTCAACGACGCCCTCCCCTAGCTGTGGCTCCCCCTGCT GGTAAACACGGCCGCCGCAGGGGAGGCTGCGACTCCAAGGTGGCTCCCCGGCGGCGCCCCCCCCGAACCCAGCCACTGCCTGCACTTCCGCCCTCGCAGCCTCCAGAGTCTCCAGAGCTG CACCCCAGAGCCCTGGCCCCCTCGCCACCTGCTGAATTCATCTATTACTGTGTAGACGAGGACGAGCTA CAGCCTTACACGAACCGTCGGCAGAACCGCAAGTGTGGGGCCTGTGCGGCCTGCCTGCGGCGGATGGACTGTGGCCACTGCGACTTCTGCTGTGATAAGCCCAAATTCGGGGGCAGCAACCAGAAGCGCCAGAAGTGTCGTTGGCGCCAGTGCCTGCAGTTTGCCATG AAGCGGCTGCTGCCAAGTGTCTGGGCAGGTTCCGAGGATGGTGCCGGGCCACCTGCACCTTACCCGCGTCGAAAGAGGCCTGGCTCTGCTCGAAGGCCCCGTCTGGGTCAGACCCCGAAGCCTCCCTTGGCCACGCCCATGGCCCAGCCAGACCGTGCCCAGACTCCAGTGAAGCAGGAAGCAGGCAGTGGATTTGTGCTGCCCCCGCCTGGCACCGACCTCGTGTTCTTACGGGAGGGTGCAAGCAGTCCCGTGCAGGTGCCTGGCCCAGCTCCAGCCTCCACAGCGGCTCTGTTACAG GTGAAGCAAGAGAAGGCGGATGCCCAGGAAGACTGGACACCGGGCACAGCCATCCTGACTTCTCCTGTATTGCTGCCTGGCTGCCCCAGCAAG GCAGTAGACCCAGGCCTGACACCTGTGAAGCAAGAGCCACCTGACCCTGAGGAGGACAAGGAGGATGAGAACAAGGATGACCCCACCGCTGACTTGGCCCcagaggaggaggcaggaggggctggCACGCCCGTG ATCACGGAGATTTTCAGCCTGGGTGGAACCCGCCTCCGGGACACAGCAGTCTGGTTGCCAAG GTCCAAGGACCTTAAAAAACCTGGAGCTAGAAAGCAGTAG
- the MBD1 gene encoding methyl-CpG-binding domain protein 1 isoform X46 — protein MAEDWLDCPALGPGWKRREVFRKSGATCGRSDTYYQSPTGDRIRSKVELTRYLGPACDLTLFDFKQGILCYPAPKAHSLAIPSRKRKKPSKPAKAQKRQVGPSKSEVRKEAPRDETKADAGTVPASLPAPGCCENCGISFSGDGTRRQRLKTLCKDCRAQRIAFNREQRMFKRVGCGECAACQVTEDCGACSTCLLQLPHDVASGLFCKCERRRCLRIVERSRGCGVCRGCQTREDCGRCRVCLRPPRPGLRRQWRCVQRRCLRHLAHRLRRHHQRCQRRPPLAVAPPAGKHGRRRGGCDSKVAPRRRPPRTQPLPALPPSQPPESPELQPYTNRRQNRKCGACAACLRRMDCGHCDFCCDKPKFGGSNQKRQKCRWRQCLQFAMKRLLPSVWAGSEDGAGPPAPYPRRKRPGSARRPRLGQTPKPPLATPMAQPDRAQTPVKQEAGSGFVLPPPGTDLVFLREGASSPVQVPGPAPASTAALLQAVDPGLTPVKQEPPDPEEDKEDENKDDPTADLAPEEEAGGAGTPVITEIFSLGGTRLRDTAVWLPRSKDLKKPGARKQ, from the exons ccccacaggaGACAGGATCCGAAGCAAAGTTGAGCTGACCCGATACCTGGGCCCTGCGTGCGATCTCACCCTCTTCGACTTCAAACAAGGCATCCTGTGCTATCCAGCCCCCAAG GCCCATTCCTTGGCCAtccccagcaggaagaggaagaagcctTCGAAGCCAGCCAAGGCTCAGAAACGTCAGGTTGGACCTTCGAAGAGTGAAGTGAGGAAGGAGGCCCCAAGGGATGAGACCAAGGCTGATGCTGGCACAGTCCCAGCCTCACTTCCTGCGCCTGG GTGCTGTGAGAACTGTGGAATCAGCTTTTCAGGGGATGGAACCCGACGGCAGCGGCTCAAGACTCTGTGCAAGGACTGCCGAG CACAGAGAATTGCTTTCAACCGAGAGCAGAGGATGTTTAAG CGTGTGGGCTGCGGGGAGTGTGCGGCCTGCCAGGTAACAGAAGACTGTGGGGCCTGCTCCACCTGCCTTCTGCAGTTGCCCCATGATGTGGCCTCGGGGCTGTTCTGCAAGTGTGAGCGAAGACGGTGCCTCCGGATTGTGGAAAGG AGCCGAGGGTGTGGAGTGTGCCGGGGCTGTCAGACCCGAGAGGACTGTGGCCGTTGTCGAGTCTGCCTTCGCCCTCCCCGCCCTGGTCTCAGGCGCCAGTGGAGGTGCGTCCAGCGGCGTTGCCTGCGG CACCTTGCACACCGCCTCCGCCGCCACCATCAGCGATGTCAACGACGCCCTCCCCTAGCTGTGGCTCCCCCTGCT GGTAAACACGGCCGCCGCAGGGGAGGCTGCGACTCCAAGGTGGCTCCCCGGCGGCGCCCCCCCCGAACCCAGCCACTGCCTGCACTTCCGCCCTCGCAGCCTCCAGAGTCTCCAGAGCTG CAGCCTTACACGAACCGTCGGCAGAACCGCAAGTGTGGGGCCTGTGCGGCCTGCCTGCGGCGGATGGACTGTGGCCACTGCGACTTCTGCTGTGATAAGCCCAAATTCGGGGGCAGCAACCAGAAGCGCCAGAAGTGTCGTTGGCGCCAGTGCCTGCAGTTTGCCATG AAGCGGCTGCTGCCAAGTGTCTGGGCAGGTTCCGAGGATGGTGCCGGGCCACCTGCACCTTACCCGCGTCGAAAGAGGCCTGGCTCTGCTCGAAGGCCCCGTCTGGGTCAGACCCCGAAGCCTCCCTTGGCCACGCCCATGGCCCAGCCAGACCGTGCCCAGACTCCAGTGAAGCAGGAAGCAGGCAGTGGATTTGTGCTGCCCCCGCCTGGCACCGACCTCGTGTTCTTACGGGAGGGTGCAAGCAGTCCCGTGCAGGTGCCTGGCCCAGCTCCAGCCTCCACAGCGGCTCTGTTACAG GCAGTAGACCCAGGCCTGACACCTGTGAAGCAAGAGCCACCTGACCCTGAGGAGGACAAGGAGGATGAGAACAAGGATGACCCCACCGCTGACTTGGCCCcagaggaggaggcaggaggggctggCACGCCCGTG ATCACGGAGATTTTCAGCCTGGGTGGAACCCGCCTCCGGGACACAGCAGTCTGGTTGCCAAG GTCCAAGGACCTTAAAAAACCTGGAGCTAGAAAGCAGTAG